The stretch of DNA AATATTGGGCATCTGTGTGACAAGTTTGTTTCTGATGACCTCTTGCGATTTGGATGAAGAAGTGTATACATTCTCTTCTAACGATAAACTGGTTGCTGCGGGAAAATATGAGGAATTAGTTGCTGGAGCATATAATACTCTACATTTTCCTTTCGAGTGGGGAAACTATCATAACATTGTGAATTTTGATACTGATTACCAATCAGGACCTACATGGGCTTTTGGTTCTATCGGGGCCGGGAACTTCTATGATGAGGGATCAAATAATAATTTCTATAAATATTATTCTCAGACTATCCATAGAGCTAACTACCATTACTCTTTGGTTAGCAAAATGACTTCCGTACCCGAGAAAACGCGCAAAAATGCTATGGGTGAACTTCGTTTCCTGAAAGCATGGGCACAATTCAATCTGGTACAGTTTTATGGACCAATTCCGTTGTATAAAATATCGATATCAGAAGGTAATGCTATAGAGCTGCCTCGCTCATCGGTAAAAGAAGTATATGAGCATATTATAGAAACACTATTGGAAGCCGAACAGCTTTTGATGCCACGTACAGACTCCGAATACAAACAAGGGCATGTTTGCCGGGGTAGCGCTAAGGCTTTATTGGCTAAGGTATATGCTACTATTGCTTCTGCTTCTATGAAGAGTGGTCAGATAACAGTGAAAGGTGGTCCCGGAAAGAAAACCAATCCTGATGGAACAACATCTCGCTTAATGCCTGTTCCTATTACACATCAAAAGAATTTGGTCGCTGGTTATGAAGAGTTCGATTCTCAGGAATATTATCGCTTGGCTAAGGAAAAAGCCGGAGAGGTTATTGCTGAAAAAGAATTTAGTCTGGCTCCAAATCAAGAAACACTATGGAGTGCAGGATATAAAAATGGACCAGAATTCCAATTCTGTTTACAGACTGTATCTTCAGACGGAACATTATTCTATAACTATGTAACATCTGACTATTTGGGTTATCCTAAACCTGAATATAATGGTGAATGGTCAAGTGGTTACTATATTCAGCGAGACCACTGGTTGCAATTATTTGATGATTGGGACGATGAGCGTATCACTTGGGGTGTAATGCACCGCATTCCTACCACTTATAATAAACAGACCGGCAAAATGACTTATCAGTTTTATCCTGAACGTGATAGTGTATATGTGCGCAAAGGAGAAAGAGGCTATGATCCTAGTGATGTTGTCGCTAATTCTGCTGTAACTTATGGATCTAAACTTTTGAAGTTTGCCGCAATTACTACTCCTCTCGATGGTACACGCTCCGATTGGAATTGGCCTTACATGCGTTATCCTGAAACACTGTTGATATATGCTGAAGCTGATAATGAATTGAATGGACCTACTGCTGATGCTTTTGAAAAAGTAGGATTGCTCAATGCAAGGAACAATAGTACAACCGCTGCAGCCCGTAATGCAAAAGTTCCATTTACAAAAGAATCTTTCCGTTCCTACATCTTGGAAGAACGATCCAAAGAGTTT from Dysgonomonas mossii encodes:
- a CDS encoding RagB/SusD family nutrient uptake outer membrane protein; amino-acid sequence: MKLTKILGICVTSLFLMTSCDLDEEVYTFSSNDKLVAAGKYEELVAGAYNTLHFPFEWGNYHNIVNFDTDYQSGPTWAFGSIGAGNFYDEGSNNNFYKYYSQTIHRANYHYSLVSKMTSVPEKTRKNAMGELRFLKAWAQFNLVQFYGPIPLYKISISEGNAIELPRSSVKEVYEHIIETLLEAEQLLMPRTDSEYKQGHVCRGSAKALLAKVYATIASASMKSGQITVKGGPGKKTNPDGTTSRLMPVPITHQKNLVAGYEEFDSQEYYRLAKEKAGEVIAEKEFSLAPNQETLWSAGYKNGPEFQFCLQTVSSDGTLFYNYVTSDYLGYPKPEYNGEWSSGYYIQRDHWLQLFDDWDDERITWGVMHRIPTTYNKQTGKMTYQFYPERDSVYVRKGERGYDPSDVVANSAVTYGSKLLKFAAITTPLDGTRSDWNWPYMRYPETLLIYAEADNELNGPTADAFEKVGLLNARNNSTTAAARNAKVPFTKESFRSYILEERSKEFAAEGIRRFDLLRWGIYLQVMNAIGVTDENDVIKRREEKHLLLPLPLDVVNTNPYIDRNNPGW